In Diorhabda carinulata isolate Delta chromosome 6, icDioCari1.1, whole genome shotgun sequence, a single genomic region encodes these proteins:
- the LOC130894854 gene encoding tubulointerstitial nephritis antigen-like, with the protein MISKLLLGCVLTSMPILILGNSLRDDDFADLRGPYCENIGCCSSRRDSCSVPIIGTLCYCDEFCNSTRVNDCCPDYWSHCRGIPFPEPAPPPLTSCKYKDRALRQNDTVQDNCNKCVCERGDLMCEQNVCIIDSNIIETINRDPENFGWTATNYSQFWGHTLDEGVQYRLGTLPPQRFVMTMNPVQRIYDPNSLPREFDSNLVWPGLITGIQDQGWCGSSWAISTAAVASDRYGIVSKGKEAVQLSAQNLISCDTQGQQSCSGGHLDRAWSFTKAYGLVDEDCFPYVARNERCTIKRRGTLEAAGCRPPVYSDRRGRYTVGPAYRLGNETDIMYEITKSGPVQATIKVYHDLFVYTGGIYKHTDLALNHKQGYHSVRIVGWGEENTYRGTIKYWKVANSWGTNWGENGYFRILRGENECEIESFVIASWPHISRRILLSNEVNII; encoded by the exons ATGATTTCGAAGTTGTTACTGGGCTGCGTTTTAACCAGCATGCCGATACTTATACTTGGAAATTCTCTAAGAGATGACGATTTCGCTGATCTTCGCGGACCGTACTGCGAAAATATTGGATGCTGCTCAAGTAGAAGAGATTCGTGCTCGGTACCGATCATAG GAACTTTATGTTACTGCGATGAATTCTGCAATTCCACAAGAGTAAACGATTGTTGCCCGGACTATTGGTCTCATTGTAGAGGTATACCGTTCCCCGAACCAGCACCGCCTCCGTTAACCAGTTGCAAATACAAAGATAGAGCCCTTCGTCAAAACGATACTGTTCAagataattgtaataaatg TGTTTGCGAACGCGGTGATTTGATGTGCGAACAAAACGTCTGTATCATAGATTCTAATATAATTGAAACGATCAACAGAGATCCGGAAAACTTCGGATGGACCGCTACGAATTATTCCCAATTTTGGGGTCACACTTTAGACGAAGGCGTTCAATACAG ATTAGGGACGCTTCCACCACAACGTTTCGTTATGACCATGAACCCAGTTCAGAGAATCTACGATCCGAATTCTCTACCTAGAGAATTCGATTCGAATCTGGTCTGGCCTGGTTTGATCACTGGAATACAAGACCAAGGATGGTGCGGATCCTCGTGGGCTATTTCAACTGCTGCAGTAGCTTCCGATAg GTATGGGATTGTTTCGAAAGGTAAGGAAGCGGTTCAGCTCAGCGctcaaaatttgatatcttGCGATACTCAAGGTCAACAGAGTTGTAGCGGAGGTCATTTGGATAGAGCGTGGTCTTTCACTAAAGCTTATGG TCTTGTGGATGAAGATTGTTTTCCATATGTAGCCAGAAATGAGAGATGTACCATTAAGAGAAGAGGGACTTTGGAAGCTGCGGGTTGTAGACCTCCAGTTTATTCTGATAGAAGAGGAAGATATACCGTTGGTCCGGCTTATAGGCTTGGAAATGAAACGGATATCATGTACGAAATCACCAAATCCGGACCTGTACAAG CTACCATCAAGGTCTACcatgatttatttgtttataccgGGGGGATTTACAAGCATACTGATTTGGCTTTAAATCACAAGCAAGGTTATCATTCTGTGAGGATTGTCGGTTGGGGTGAAGAGAATACGTATAGAGGAACAATTAAATACTGG AAAGTGGCTAATAGTTGGGGTACGAATTGGGGTGAAAACGGTTATTTCAGAATTTTAAGGGGAGAAAATGAATGCGAAATTGAATCTTTCGTGATAGCTTCGTGGCCGCATATTTCAAGAAGAATTTTACTGTCGAATGAAGtcaacataatttga